CGAAATTGAGAAAATGTTTGTTGAACCTGACTATGCTGACAACTGCCCCACCGATCCCTTTGAAGTGTCGGATGCAGACACGATGATGGCATACCTAAAGGAAGCCTCAGTTGCTAAGTAGGTTTAAACAGATTTGTTGAAATACACCATTGGTGTAAAAGAGGACAGAACATAATATGCTTCTGTCCTCTTTATTTGTCTGAGAGGGGCATTAACCCAAACTGACTGAGCAGCTTTTGTCCCTCTGTACTTTTCAGCATTTCAGCAAACTTCTCGCCTACAGGAGAACGGCTGTTATCACGCGTGTAAACAATGGCGATCGCATAGCTCAACGGGTATTGATGGTTTCTCACTAGCTCTGGCAAAATACCATAACTTCCTTTACGATCGCACAAATCAAGGGTTGGATCGATCGCTTTCCCGTCTGCCAAAGTCAACGCCTGAACGCTCTTTTGCTCTTCTTTTGCTAGCGCCAAAGGATAAACTGAACATTGTCCAAACACTTGGCTAAAGGGTGCAAAGCCAATTCCTCCGGTTTGGTAAGATTCAAAAGCTTGAATGCTAGTGCGCAGCATTTCTAAAGTCTGCAATTGTTCAATTTTGTTAGAGTCTTGCTCTTTAATAAAAGCGTCATTAGGTTGAGAATTCGCGTTATGCAGCAGTTCTCTAAATGTAGCGATCGCCCGTTGATTGCCCAGCACTTTTTGTTCAAACAAATTAATTGATTCTCCATCCAAAGGGGCGTATCGCTGAAGGGGTAAGTTAGCTCCGAACTGTTGCCAGTCTTTGGTTTTGCCTACATAAATATCTTGCAATTGATTTAAGGTAAGTTCTCCATTCAAGGCGGTTGGCAATCCTTGATCTCGTTTTGAATAGCTAAAGTTAACAAATACCGCTAAGGCATCATGCGCCACTTCTTGAGACGTTAAATCACTGGGTAATTCTTTAATCATGGGAATAACGGCAAAGGCTGCTTCTCCCGATCGCACCCTGGCGATCGCCGCTTTGACTGAATTCACCGCTTGATAATTCAACTTGAGCTTTGGCTGTGCTGCTGCCAAATAGTCTTTCAACCGTTGGTCAGTCGGCACGCCTGCCAATCCCGTTTGCTGTAAAAACTTATCCCAAATTCCGTTTTCAACAGCGGTATAAGTATATTCTCCAAGGGGTACTCCGCCCACTTCTTGCATGGAAGCAATGGGCGGGGCTACCTCTGCCGGGGCAGGCTTCACCAGCAACACCATTGCCAACTTGCCTAACGCTGCCAGCAGGAGCGCCATCAACAGTACCGCCAATGCTTTAGAAAACTGCTTCGGTTTTTTCTCCACCTCAGCATCTACCGCAAATTGGTTAATCACAGAATCAAGAGGCAGTTGCAGTAGCGCCCGACGTGCATCAGTGGCATTTTCAAAGGGTAAATCTAGCTCTAACAGTCGCAAAATATACTTCTTCAGTGGTAAATAGACTCTTGTCCACAGCCCATCATCTTTGGGTTGCAGCGGCTGTCCGTTGTCATCGATCGCCTTGCCCATCAATAGATAAAACGCAATATATCCCAGTGCTGTTAAATCTTTCGCTACCGATCCGTTCATTTCCTCAGTCTGAAAAGGTTCAAACAACCGTTCCCATAGCGATAGATCACAGAGATAAATAAAATCTCCAACGCCAAATTCTGGCTCCTTACCCTTAATAACTACTAAACTATTTAAGTTCAAGTTGCCATGCACCAATCCGGTTTGAACTTGTCCCATTGGTAACGCAAACTTCTGTTGATGTAAGAACTCTAACGTTTGCAATACTTGATCTAACACCAGTCTTACTTGCTCGGTAGACATGGCTCCTGTCTGAGAAAGGACTTGGTTCAAAGTTGCGCTAGCATCGTGCGGTTGAGTCACCAAATAGCATCGCTCTTCTCGATCATCGGCGATCGCCTCCCACGGGCTAATCAACCGGAAATCCTGACTTCGACCATCAGCCAGTGCCACACCCGCCAAGCTAATAAATGCCTCCTGCCGCTGCCGCATTTCTTCGGTATTAAAATAGCGCCGAGGCAACAGAAACTCCTTAATGACCATGGGTTGCTCGGTGCCCAATTGTACTGCCTCGTACAACCGCCCAATTCCCCGTCGTCCTAGGCAACGCACCACGCGATAGGTGCCCCGTCTACCCCAAATCTCTGCCTTCTCTGCCAGTGTTGCCGGAAACGAACAAATCCGGCAATCTTTGGTGGCACGCTCCATGGTGGCGAGGGGTTCTCGACAGTTGAGCGGATCGCCCAAGGTGCAGCGATATTGCGGATAGGGAGAGGCAGCAAACACAACGCCGGGAGGGGCGATTGCGGCTTCTTCTATGACCTCTGGCACTACCTCATCTTCTGGCTTTGGTGGAAATAACTCTGGCTTAATTTCTGATAAAATCGGCGACATCCAAGCCCACCGCGACAAGAAATTAAACTGCGTTAACCGGATTGCGATGGGGTAACGTTGCAGATAATATTTAACGACAACTTTAGGGACATTAGAAATAGCCATGTGATGACCTGGGTTAGACGAAGGTATAGAATCAGCGATCGCACGGGTCGAATCCTACTTTGCCAGGGTATCCTGAAACTTGCCAAACCCTCATTAGACATAAGTTGGAGAAAGGAACATGGCGAAAGAGCAAGTTGTGCAATTGTTTAGAACCGCTCAGGCTGATCTCACCCTTCGCGCAAACCTAAATACAGCCCCAACCATCGAAGCATTTGTGCTGATGGCGCACGAGTACGGCTACGATTTTACGGTTGAAGAGTGGCAGCAAACCGTGGGATTTGGGGTTGAGGAATTGGAATGTGAATTGTCGGAAATTCCGGGAATTTAGATTAAGCGATCGAACGTTAACAAATCAAAATTTAAGACCAAGGAATAGCTGCGCTGTTCCTTAGTCTTTTTGCGTTTCAACTCCACACCGTATAATCAAATCAATGAACTGATTCTATGGGATCTGAAGGCATGACTGCACTAACTTTACCCCTGAAAGTTGATCTAAAAAATGTTCACTTCACTGATGAACAGTTTTATCAACTTTGCATTAACAACCCTGAACTCATTGTTGAACGTGATTCTAAAGGAACATTAATTGTTATGGCACCCGTTGGCGGCGATAGCGGTAACCGAGAAGCAGATTACATTACTGATTTAAACATTTGGAATCGGCAAAGCGGACGAGGAAAGGTTTTTAGCTCCTCAACTTTATTCAAACTTCCGGGTGGTGGCGATCGATCGCCCGATGCTGCTTGGGTCGAACTTTCCCGTTGGCAAGCCTTAACTCTTGAGCAACGCCAAAAGTTTCCGCCCATCGCTCCAGATTTTGTGATCGAACTGCGTTCTCGTACTGATAGCCTGAAACCTTTGCAAGAGAAAATGCAGGAGTATATGGATAGTGGTGTGGAGCTTGGTTGGATGTTTAATCCTCAGGATCAGCAGGTAGAAATTTATCGACAGGGGCAAGAGAAAGAAGTGCGATTGCTCCCCACAAAGCTTTCTGGCGAGGAAATCTTGCCTGGATTTGAGTTGCAGGTTGAGTTGTTTAACGATGACTAAATTTTATAAAAGCAAAGATTATGACATCCTTTACATTACCTCTGAAGGTCGATCTTAAGCACGTTCACCTCAGCGATGAACAGTTTTATCAACTCTGTATTAATAACCCTGCACTAAATATTGAACGTAGCGCTCAAGGAATATTGATTGTTATGACTCCTGTTGGCGGCGATAGCGGTAACCAAGAAATGAACTTGGGCGGTGAATTATATCTATGGAATAAACAGACAAATTTAGGAAAAGTTTTTAGCTCCTCAACTTTGTTTAAGCTTCCGGGTGGTGGCGATCGATCGCCCGATGCTGCTTGGGTCGAACTTTCCCGTTGGCAAGCCTTAACTCCTGAGCAACGCCAAAAGTTTCCGCCCATCGCTCCAGATTTTGTGATCGAACTGCGTTCTCGTACTGATAGCCTGAAACCTTTGCAAGAGAAAATGCAGGAGTATATGGATAGTGGTGTGGAGCTTGGTTGGATGTTTAATCCTCAGGATCAGCAGGTAGAAATTTATCGACAGGGGCAAGAGAAAGAAGTGCGATTGCTCCCCACAAAGCTTTCTGGCGAGGAAATCTTGCCTGGATTTGAGTTGCAGGTTGAGTTGTTTGATCATGACTAATTGACTTGTGGAATGTTGAGAAGCGATCGGCAAAACATAGCTCCTCAAAGATCTGTAAGCTATGATGAGTTCGCACTAAAAGAGACTAACAAGCGGTAATAACTGTAATGGAAACCAAGCCTCCTCTTCCTCCCTTTACCTTAGAAACAGCCAAAGCCAAAGTTCAAGCCGCCGAAGACGCTTGGAACAGCCGTGACCCTGAGCGAGTTTCAATGGCGTATACTTCAGACTCCTGGTGGCGCAACCGCTCTGAGTTTTTTGTTGGACGCGATACTATCAAAGCCTTCCTTGAGCGTAAATGGGCAAAAGAACTAGACTATCGCCTTAAAAAGGAACTCTGGAGCTTTACTGACAACCGCATCTCAGTCCGGTTTGAGTACGAGTGGCATGACCAGTCAGGACAATGGTACCGCTCTCATGGTAATGAGCAGTGGGAGTTTGCTGATAACGGTTTGATGCAACGACGCGAAGCCAGTATTAATGATGTGCTGATTGAAAAGTCGGAACGTAAATTTGTATGGGAAAGGCCATAAACCTTTACTCAACCTTGCTGAATAACAAGGCAACAGGAAAATGACTCAGGATTTCTTTTAACCATAATGTGTCATTACCCTGAACCTCTCGCCCAGTGATGGCATCTAGCCAAATAGAAGAAGAGCCAGGGGGCTGAAGGATACGAGTTTCATGCCAAACTTGTTCGCCCATGGGATACTCATCTACTTTGATAACAGGGGTGAGGAAGCGAGGCGTAATGGCGATCGCCCGCATGTCTCCCAAGTCCCGCGCAAATGCGACAACGTGCTCTTTCATGCTGCCCAAAATTGTCAGCTTTTGGTATCCACCCCGTTGGAAAAGTTCTGCATGGTTGCGACGAGCTTGCAAAACTCTATGAATTAAGAAGAGCTTAAGTCTACCGTCTTCCGGCGCTTTCAAGAGTTCCTCGATCAGCTTCAAGGTATTTTTCCGCGACTTCATTTTCTTGAGAAACTCTAATCGCTGGGCAAAGTCTACGGGGCGACGGTTGTCAGGATCAACCATGCTCAAGTCCCATAGTTCTGCACCCTGATACAGATCTGGAACGCCAGGTGAAGCAAGCTTTAGCAACGTTTGCGAAAGTGAATTGCAGATGCCATAGTGTTGAATCTTCTGCTGAAAAGGATGGAAGGCTTGCAGGAATAAGTTATCCTCAGTATCTTTCAAAACGCGATCGGCAAATTCAATACAAGCATTCTCATAGTCAATGTCAGGTCTGAGCCATTCAGTGTGAACTTTTGCCTCTCGAATTGCCTTAATAAGATATTCTTTAAGGCGTTCTACAAACTGTGGATAATCAGCTTTTGTAAAGGGGAAGGTACCCAGTAATGTTTGGTAAAAGAAGTATTCGTCATTGCGATCGGGCGCATCCAATCCTTCTACACAGGTTTTGAGGGGCTCGTTCATTTGATGCCAGTTCTTTAAGTGCTCTTCCCATTCCTTGGGAATCTCTGACAGCACATTAATTCTAGCTCTAACATCTTCGCCCCGCTTGGTATCGTGTGTAGCAGTTGCGTTCATAGCATGGGGCCATTGGGCGCAGCGAACTTGATTAAAAGTGTGAAAATCATCGACCGAGATACCAAAGCAGCCTGGGTTAGAACCGACTTCATTCAGAGAAATTAGACGGTTATAAACATACATAACTGTATCTTCTACCCCTTTCGCCATCAGCGGTCCTGTATACTGCTGCAACCGCATCAGAAAATCAAGCCAGAGATCCTTGTCTTCATCAGTCAAAGAATCATCAAAATCAAGCAGCAAAAACCTCTCCATGAAAGCTAACTCGTTGGCAGAGTTGGGCGTTTTCTCTTTGGCTTTTGCCAACAGATGCTTCATGCATTCTTGGTCGGCTTTACGACTTCCTTCTCGACTGATGTAAGTTCGATAAATGGGTAATAAAGCTAGAACCTCTACCAGCGCTCGCTTTAAGCCGTACATGGTAAAGTCGCTAGCGTAGCGATGGCGTACCGATAGTTGTTTTAGTAAGTGAGCTAGATTGTCAATATCTCCAGCCAAATGTTTGCCAATAATCATTCTTTTGTTTTCGTCAACTAGCGATTCATGGGCCGTCGCACGACCTACAAAAGCGTAGTACACGGCATCAAATTCAGACTGTGATGCTTGCTGACAAAAGAGATTATTCACTTTGTTCATATAGTCATATCCAGTCGTTCCTTGAATGGGCCAACTGAGCGGCAGTTCTTCATTCTCCTCTAAAATCTTCTCAACCAGTAAATAGGCATCGGGCACCTGTTCTCTGAGGCGGATGAGATACTGCGCTGGGTCGTACAATCCATCAATGTGATCGACTCTCAAACCGCTAAATTTTCCATCTTTAACAAATTCTAAAATAAGTTGGTGGGTATGATCAAATACGTTCTGATCTTCCACTCGCATTGAAATTAAATCGTTTACTGTAAAGAACCGACGATAATTCAGTTCTTCGTTACCAACCTTCCAATAAGATAGCCGAAAAAACTGTTCCGAAAGCAATCCATCTAAACGAGTAAAGCTCTCTGGCTTGCCAGCTTCGCCATTAATGAGTTTAATATTATTTTCAATAAATTCTCGAATCTCAGGACTATCATTCCATAGATCCCAGAGCATTCTTTTAATAAATACAATTTGGTCATAACGTTCTCGCCCTTCTTCGCCCGAAGGAATATACTTCACGGCGTATAGGACTCCCAGCATCTTTACAAAATTAGAGTCATCTCTGCCTAATTTTTCACGTAAAGTACCTAGATCATGAATTAGAACCTGAATATAAGATTCAACACGTAATGGAAATTTAAGATCATAGTAATTTAAGGAAAGTCCGTCTTCCTCATACCGAATTTGAAGTTCGCCGCTTTCTAAGCAATCACCATAAAATTTCCCTAAGAACGGGGCTAAAACACGCCCTCGCAGATCAGCATAATGATGATCCCAGTTGATATCAAAAAAGTTGTGAAATTCTGAATCGGAACCATTTTCTAAAACATCGACCAGCATTTTGTTTTGACTGTCGAACGCCATATGGTTGGGTACGATGTCTTGCAGCCAGCCGATTTCGTGTTTCTTTAGAGTTTGGGTCAATTCTTCAAACTTTTCTAAGCCGCCTAGTTCGGGGTTGATTTCTTGAGGATTGACAACATCGTAGCCGTGGGTGCTACCTTTTCTGGCTGTAAAGATGGGCGAGGCATAGAGATCAGAAATTCCTAATTCGCTGAGGTAAGGGGCGATCGCCATTGCGGCTTGAAAATTAAAGCCTGAGTGGAATTGAATCCGGTAAGTGACCAAGGGAATCTGCATCATGATTTTGGATCTCGGATTTTAGATTTTGGACTGAGCCTTGGTAACGAAAAACTAATAAGCTTGACGATTAATAGACTATATTTTGACTTTCAGGTTACCAAATTATGGGAGGCGATCGCTCTTCCCAGAATTATACCTGTCCTAATTGCCTATCATTGCTCTGCCTTTAGGAATAGCTTCCCACCCCATCAAAGGTTAGGTAGAGCGCTTTTAAGTGTTGCACCCGTAAACGACCACACTATAGGGACTCATATCAAGTTCCTGCTGTGGTACGGTCGTACCGCGTTCAGATGGAATCACGTCAGGTAGGTAAGAACCCATACCGTTCCAGGCTTCATCAGTTGAGTCGAGCAGTTTTTTCCAAGTGCCTGACGGTAGGGTTAACTTAAATTTAGCAGCGTTAGAGCTAAAGTTCAGTAGGCACAAAACTTGGTGATTTTGATGCCAACGGCGTAGTTTCAGGATATGTTCTGCCTCCAAGACTGAAACCTCTACACTTTGACGATCGGAATAGCAGAGGGCGGGGTTTGCTGCCCGCAATTGTAGAAGCTTTTGGTAGAACTGCCATAGAGATTGATGAGGTTGAACCTGGCGGAGTTCCCAATTAAGTTTTGAAGCTTCAAATGTGGCGATCGCTTGGGGGTCAGGCGGTTCTCCTGCTTCTTGAAATGCAGCAAATTCTTCTTTTCTGCCTGCCCGCACGGCTTCTACTAATTGGGGATCGGTGTGGCTGATGAAGAAGAGAAATGGGGCAGTTTCACCATATTCCTCGCCCATGAATAACATCGGAATAGAGGGCGAAAGCAGGGTAGCAGCGGCGGCTAGCTTTTGTGATTCAAACGATAGCAGATGGGAAAAGCGATCGCCATTCATGCGGTTGCCCACTTGATCATGATTCTGTGCAAAGACTACAAACTGGCTGGGCGAACAGTCTACGGCTCTGTCACCGTGTTGGCGCAGCCTATGCCGCGAGTAGTCCCACGTATGCACAAAGTTTTCCCGATAGGCTTTAGCAAGCTGCGCAAGTCCGCCATAGCCTATTTCATAATCCTCATAATATCCCTCTTGTTCTTCTGTTAACAACACGTGCAGTATATGATGAAAATCATCGTTCCACTGAGCATCCATGCCATATCCTCCCACTGATACTGGGCGGATAATTCGCGGATCATTTAGATCACTTTCTGCAATTAAATACCGAGGTCTTTGCTGTTCTGACAGAAGCGTTGTTGCTTCCATCATTTCTTGTAAAATATGTTTTGCCCCAAAGTCATAAATGGCATGAATTGCATCCAGCCGCAACCCGTCTATATGAAAGGTTTCCAACCAGTACAAGACGTTCTGCACAAAATAGTGTCGGACTCCATCGCTATATGCCCCGTCATAGTTGACAGCACTTCCCCAAGGCGTTTTGTATTTTTCGGTGAAGTAAGTCCCCAGCCCCCAAAGATAATTTCCTTCAGGTCCTAAATGGTTGTAGACCACATCTAAAATGACGGCAATTCCTTGAGTGTGACAAGCATTGATAAATTGCTTAAAGCCGTCTACTCCTCCGTAAGAATTTTGCACCGCGTAGGGATACACGCCATCGTAACCCCAATTGCGATCGCCCGGAAACTGCGCTACTGGCATAATCTCAATGGTATTAATTCCTAATTCTCGCAGATCGGGCAAGCGAGGGATAATGGCTGCAAAGGTACCTTCCGATGTAAACGTGCCAACATGGAGTTCATAGATCACGCTCTCAGCCCAAGGAATTCCTGTCCAGTTTTCATCTGTCCAAGCGAACGCGGTGTGGTCAACGACTGCGGATGGCCCGTGTACACCTTGAGGCTGAGATTGGGATGCCGGATCGGCACAATCGCGCGCTGTTTCGCAGATACCGCCAGGGTCACCATCCAACTGATAAAAATACAGACTGCCAGGTTCAATTTCGATCGTTCCTTGCCAATACCCGTCATTACATTGAAGTGGAATTAATTGCTCGGTTGGGGCAACAATGTGAAGTGCCACTTGGTTAATTAGAGGTGCCCAAAAGGTGAATTGGCATTGGCGCGCTGCTTCGCAGGTATCGCCAGGGTCGCCAAGGTAGTGGGAGCCGAGTTTCATCATAGGAAAACACGAGGGGGACTCCTTTCAATATTCCACATTTTGAGTTACCTGTCCTCCCAGTCTGGTGTTTGTCTTGCCTAACTCACATCCTTTTTTCTTTCAAAGTCTGGTGTTGCTAAATAAAAGCATGAATCTATTCAAAGCCCCTTTCTTTTAGGAGAGGGGTCTAGGGAGAGGGCTCCGCTGCGTTGTAGAAACCTAACCCCTTCCCTATAAGGACGGAGGAACCGGATTTTCATAGCATCATTCAGCAACGCCCATCAGTCAACCCGTACAAGCAATACACGATCGCATCAATCAGGCGATCGCACCGCTTCAATGGCAAACTATGCACTTAGCAGCGGTAAATCGAGAGTCTGGAGATTAAGGGCATCAACATTTTTAGAGTAATTGTCGATTGTGATAGCGACTACTTTGCCTTGAGAATCATAATCTAGAATTAAGTCGTCGGTAATTGCGTCGGTAGAAGCAACAAACTTACTGGTTAGCTCGATCGCCAATGTATCCGTTTCAGGAAAGTATTGAATCTTCATTGTGATTCCTCGCCTCGCTGTTGTCGTTTGTAAAAGTTGCGATCGCACAGGAGAATTAGAATTGAGATTTATTGCTGCAAGATCGCAACTAGTTTGGCAATAACCTCATTGATCTTGCTTGTGGTTAAAGTCCCTATTTTATAGGCAATGATTTGTTCATTAGCGGTGAACAGTCGGTTAACTTTAACGTAGCTATTTCTATCCAGATTTCCTGCTTCAAAGTCATCATTTGAAATAGCTATTGTATATTTATCGTTCGTTGTTTGGCTCGTAATTAGGCAAAGGATAAAATCATTTCAGCTGAGTGTTGCAACTACCAAAGCAGGTCGTCTTTTAGCATTGGTTAGATCGGAAAATGGGAAAGGAACAACGACAACATCCCCTTTTATAAATGTTGCCATGCCTCATCCTCTTGAGGGGTTAACCAATCTTCTGCTAGCAATGGTTCGCTTAACAGACTGGTTTCTAGTTGTTCCTGCTGGATTTCTCTAGCTTTGACGAACAATAAAAAATCTAAGACTTCTTTGAGAGTTGAATCAGAAGTTTTATCAATTTCATCGAGTAATTTTTCTTTAATGTTAGTACTCATATTGTAAGTTCCGTTTCCTCGCTATTTGTACGTCCTTCCACGATCGCCCTCTCCTCTTCAGTCAATCCATATAATCGATAGACGATCGCATCAATCAGGCGATCTCATCGTATCTTTTTAAGATTCCTATGACATTGAGTAACCAAGGGTGAACAGCACAGTTGTTTCTAAGGCTACGATTGTTTCGGGCTTCAGTTGTCCTAACTTCTTGATCAATCGAGTTTTATCTAGAACACGAATTTGATGACACAGGGCGACAGACTCTTGATTTAATCCTCCTTCGCCGCTAGAAACTTGAATGCAGGTAGGAAGCGCGGCGCGACGCAGATTGCTAGTGACGGGAATTGTGATGACAGTTGTGGTGAATTTGGACAGGGTATTTTCTTGAAAGATGATTATGGGTCGAATACCCGCTTGCTCTGAACCTTGAGTTGGGTTCAGGTTTGCCAGCCACACTTCCCCACGCGCGATCGCCATCATTGATCCTCTCGTTGCAGCAGTTCAGCATAATCTGCCATACCAACTTCTGCGAGTTCTCGATCGTCTTGAGCAAATTCTTGGTATAGATTGGCAGATTGATGTAAATCAGTTACTTTTGTCTGAAATTGGTTACGAAATTTAATGAATTCAATAAATTCTGCAATTTGCTTTAGCTGTGTATCGTTGAATTGATCGATTTCTTGCTTAATAGTTTCTTTGGTCACTTGCATATCACTTCTCCTTTAAAGAATCAATCAGGTTTACTTGCCTTCCACGATCGCCCTCTCCTCTTCAGTCAATCCATATAATCGATAGACGATCGCATCAATCAGGCGATTGTACCAGTTGCAAACTATGCACTTAGCAGCGGTAAATCGAGAGTCTGGAGATTGAAG
Above is a genomic segment from Timaviella obliquedivisa GSE-PSE-MK23-08B containing:
- a CDS encoding substrate-binding domain-containing protein, with product MAISNVPKVVVKYYLQRYPIAIRLTQFNFLSRWAWMSPILSEIKPELFPPKPEDEVVPEVIEEAAIAPPGVVFAASPYPQYRCTLGDPLNCREPLATMERATKDCRICSFPATLAEKAEIWGRRGTYRVVRCLGRRGIGRLYEAVQLGTEQPMVIKEFLLPRRYFNTEEMRQRQEAFISLAGVALADGRSQDFRLISPWEAIADDREERCYLVTQPHDASATLNQVLSQTGAMSTEQVRLVLDQVLQTLEFLHQQKFALPMGQVQTGLVHGNLNLNSLVVIKGKEPEFGVGDFIYLCDLSLWERLFEPFQTEEMNGSVAKDLTALGYIAFYLLMGKAIDDNGQPLQPKDDGLWTRVYLPLKKYILRLLELDLPFENATDARRALLQLPLDSVINQFAVDAEVEKKPKQFSKALAVLLMALLLAALGKLAMVLLVKPAPAEVAPPIASMQEVGGVPLGEYTYTAVENGIWDKFLQQTGLAGVPTDQRLKDYLAAAQPKLKLNYQAVNSVKAAIARVRSGEAAFAVIPMIKELPSDLTSQEVAHDALAVFVNFSYSKRDQGLPTALNGELTLNQLQDIYVGKTKDWQQFGANLPLQRYAPLDGESINLFEQKVLGNQRAIATFRELLHNANSQPNDAFIKEQDSNKIEQLQTLEMLRTSIQAFESYQTGGIGFAPFSQVFGQCSVYPLALAKEEQKSVQALTLADGKAIDPTLDLCDRKGSYGILPELVRNHQYPLSYAIAIVYTRDNSRSPVGEKFAEMLKSTEGQKLLSQFGLMPLSDK
- a CDS encoding Nif11-like leader peptide family natural product precursor, with protein sequence MAKEQVVQLFRTAQADLTLRANLNTAPTIEAFVLMAHEYGYDFTVEEWQQTVGFGVEELECELSEIPGI
- a CDS encoding Uma2 family endonuclease, translating into MTALTLPLKVDLKNVHFTDEQFYQLCINNPELIVERDSKGTLIVMAPVGGDSGNREADYITDLNIWNRQSGRGKVFSSSTLFKLPGGGDRSPDAAWVELSRWQALTLEQRQKFPPIAPDFVIELRSRTDSLKPLQEKMQEYMDSGVELGWMFNPQDQQVEIYRQGQEKEVRLLPTKLSGEEILPGFELQVELFNDD
- a CDS encoding Uma2 family endonuclease; the encoded protein is MTSFTLPLKVDLKHVHLSDEQFYQLCINNPALNIERSAQGILIVMTPVGGDSGNQEMNLGGELYLWNKQTNLGKVFSSSTLFKLPGGGDRSPDAAWVELSRWQALTPEQRQKFPPIAPDFVIELRSRTDSLKPLQEKMQEYMDSGVELGWMFNPQDQQVEIYRQGQEKEVRLLPTKLSGEEILPGFELQVELFDHD
- a CDS encoding nuclear transport factor 2 family protein, encoding METKPPLPPFTLETAKAKVQAAEDAWNSRDPERVSMAYTSDSWWRNRSEFFVGRDTIKAFLERKWAKELDYRLKKELWSFTDNRISVRFEYEWHDQSGQWYRSHGNEQWEFADNGLMQRREASINDVLIEKSERKFVWERP
- the treY gene encoding malto-oligosyltrehalose synthase, which gives rise to MQIPLVTYRIQFHSGFNFQAAMAIAPYLSELGISDLYASPIFTARKGSTHGYDVVNPQEINPELGGLEKFEELTQTLKKHEIGWLQDIVPNHMAFDSQNKMLVDVLENGSDSEFHNFFDINWDHHYADLRGRVLAPFLGKFYGDCLESGELQIRYEEDGLSLNYYDLKFPLRVESYIQVLIHDLGTLREKLGRDDSNFVKMLGVLYAVKYIPSGEEGRERYDQIVFIKRMLWDLWNDSPEIREFIENNIKLINGEAGKPESFTRLDGLLSEQFFRLSYWKVGNEELNYRRFFTVNDLISMRVEDQNVFDHTHQLILEFVKDGKFSGLRVDHIDGLYDPAQYLIRLREQVPDAYLLVEKILEENEELPLSWPIQGTTGYDYMNKVNNLFCQQASQSEFDAVYYAFVGRATAHESLVDENKRMIIGKHLAGDIDNLAHLLKQLSVRHRYASDFTMYGLKRALVEVLALLPIYRTYISREGSRKADQECMKHLLAKAKEKTPNSANELAFMERFLLLDFDDSLTDEDKDLWLDFLMRLQQYTGPLMAKGVEDTVMYVYNRLISLNEVGSNPGCFGISVDDFHTFNQVRCAQWPHAMNATATHDTKRGEDVRARINVLSEIPKEWEEHLKNWHQMNEPLKTCVEGLDAPDRNDEYFFYQTLLGTFPFTKADYPQFVERLKEYLIKAIREAKVHTEWLRPDIDYENACIEFADRVLKDTEDNLFLQAFHPFQQKIQHYGICNSLSQTLLKLASPGVPDLYQGAELWDLSMVDPDNRRPVDFAQRLEFLKKMKSRKNTLKLIEELLKAPEDGRLKLFLIHRVLQARRNHAELFQRGGYQKLTILGSMKEHVVAFARDLGDMRAIAITPRFLTPVIKVDEYPMGEQVWHETRILQPPGSSSIWLDAITGREVQGNDTLWLKEILSHFPVALLFSKVE
- the treZ gene encoding malto-oligosyltrehalose trehalohydrolase — protein: MMKLGSHYLGDPGDTCEAARQCQFTFWAPLINQVALHIVAPTEQLIPLQCNDGYWQGTIEIEPGSLYFYQLDGDPGGICETARDCADPASQSQPQGVHGPSAVVDHTAFAWTDENWTGIPWAESVIYELHVGTFTSEGTFAAIIPRLPDLRELGINTIEIMPVAQFPGDRNWGYDGVYPYAVQNSYGGVDGFKQFINACHTQGIAVILDVVYNHLGPEGNYLWGLGTYFTEKYKTPWGSAVNYDGAYSDGVRHYFVQNVLYWLETFHIDGLRLDAIHAIYDFGAKHILQEMMEATTLLSEQQRPRYLIAESDLNDPRIIRPVSVGGYGMDAQWNDDFHHILHVLLTEEQEGYYEDYEIGYGGLAQLAKAYRENFVHTWDYSRHRLRQHGDRAVDCSPSQFVVFAQNHDQVGNRMNGDRFSHLLSFESQKLAAAATLLSPSIPMLFMGEEYGETAPFLFFISHTDPQLVEAVRAGRKEEFAAFQEAGEPPDPQAIATFEASKLNWELRQVQPHQSLWQFYQKLLQLRAANPALCYSDRQSVEVSVLEAEHILKLRRWHQNHQVLCLLNFSSNAAKFKLTLPSGTWKKLLDSTDEAWNGMGSYLPDVIPSERGTTVPQQELDMSPYSVVVYGCNT
- a CDS encoding DUF2283 domain-containing protein, whose amino-acid sequence is MKIQYFPETDTLAIELTSKFVASTDAITDDLILDYDSQGKVVAITIDNYSKNVDALNLQTLDLPLLSA
- a CDS encoding DUF2281 domain-containing protein — translated: MSTNIKEKLLDEIDKTSDSTLKEVLDFLLFVKAREIQQEQLETSLLSEPLLAEDWLTPQEDEAWQHL
- a CDS encoding type II toxin-antitoxin system PemK/MazF family toxin — its product is MAIARGEVWLANLNPTQGSEQAGIRPIIIFQENTLSKFTTTVITIPVTSNLRRAALPTCIQVSSGEGGLNQESVALCHQIRVLDKTRLIKKLGQLKPETIVALETTVLFTLGYSMS